Genomic window (Amaranthus tricolor cultivar Red isolate AtriRed21 chromosome 7, ASM2621246v1, whole genome shotgun sequence):
ccctTAGGGgctatttcatttcaaaatacTAAGTATTGGGTGCTTCCGCGGCATCAATAAAACGTGAATCAGGATCCAGCCTCCACATCTATATCCCTGTCGTTAAATAATATAGGCGGACAGGGATATTCCGCGACATGCTTGAAGCCGCGGCTTGGCTGACGttacttatttttcttgaaGCATCTCCTGCGGTTATTTTGAAAAGGCCATAACTTTTTcgttacaactcggaattcggCATGTGAACAGTCGATTTAAAGCTTACGAATCCAATTTCCGGGATCCGCCAAAAGATCTACCTAATGACGATCACCGTTTCCGCACAATGAAAGATACTTCGATTCATCAGGGTTGCCTTTCTTATATCATCCTtcgtgcgtggggctaaatgtcatggtatcacttacctaacttatttattcatttaaattattaatatcattttactttaatgacctttgaccttctggattgaccttgacttttagtcaatggACCTTTCTGGATTCTCCCATCTCTTCAATTGGCCCATAAACAAGTGATCCATATGAAACCCTAACTCCCTCCAGGGAATAACCTCCTATTTGACCCAACTTCCCAGTTCCCCTCATTGCTTGGTTATCCTTCTTCCAAGGCTGGTAACTGCCTATCACTCCCATGACAATCCACTTCTTCTCAGAAATAACCCCCTTCTTTACCGCCATAAATAGAGGCCAACATCAGAAGGGAAGGATCATCGGAAAATATTCCTCTTAAGTATCCTTACTcatactccacttcattagcctacccaAATTCCAACAATATCAAACCCGACATCTTCTTGCATTCAGTATATAATCATTTCCTCAATAATTTCATATCAACGTTCTAACTtaagcgtcggaggggtttttcgggagatcaccccccgaacaaggctaacgtgttgtttcgcAGGAATTCATGTCGCTTCAGTCCACGAATCGCCGCTCCTGATAACGCTTCCACTTACAgtttttcaagtgttttccacttcctcgtttcataaaCGAAACAGATATCTATACTAAATAACATTACATTGTATAGATTTCTacactaataatttaataaaaaaattgtaaaatttcaAATGTCACAATTAGCCAAGATTATGTGCCACACTCAAGGCATTTACCAAGTAATTGATACTGGCTAGGCAATTCATTTTGATAAAGCGTTTCACAGCAGTATATTTGACTATGTAATCTTATCAATATGGACGAAATCAGGATTTTAAATTAGGGGGTTAAATTGTCGATATActagaaaattatttattatataaggtaCTCATAATTGACATGATGATCCGAAGTTTACACGACATTGTAACCGAATTCGATTTGACttgaatttaaaaatgatttacaattatgtaaaaacaatatggacacaaaatcCAATTTCAAACCCACCCAAAACACCTAACCCGAAATCAACAATGACCTGCACAAATCATATAGTTAagctataaaaatattaaaaatcatatagACTTAAATGAACTTGAatcatacttcctccgttccattttAGTCgttacatttgcatgggcacaagaattaagaaaagtgattgacctacactgtagctgattgtttattttatagagtatagtattttattattgttaattgagaaagaaaaaggaaaaataggttgttaggttactttatagagtatagtatagtattttattatagagtatagagtaggataaaaataggggtaggtagaactttaaatgattgttttattactaaaaacgaaaatgtagcaagtaatatgaattgccaaaaatagaaaatatagcgagtattatggaacggaggaagtataaattTATTGGtctataaaaataatagtttaaattAGGGTTTGATCTCTTAACCTTAGACTACAATTGTGTTAGTCCAACCATTGAGCTatagtaatttttattatattttctctcTTTAAATTATATACTCTCATATTAGTAGGGGgcaaaatcaaatttacaaaAGATCACATTTTCTATAAAGGGGCCGAGCCTCCACCAACCCCATGTAGCTTCTTGTATGAAATTAAAGAATTTAGTCACCAAGAATACTGACAAAAATGTTATGGTGATTAAGACTCAAAGACTTGTTGGAAAATGTCGAGATTAAGGCAAGCATATATATAAGCAGTAAAAATTATTGTCTTAGATAATAATaaaggaaaagaagaaaaataaaaggtaaATCTTTATTGTCTAAGACAGCGTTTTTAAACACTGTCTTAGACGATGATTTTACTTTTAAGTTCGACACTTTTAAGTTCGACATCATTTTCATCAGGTTGTGACATGTAAGGAACATTTGAAAGTTCAAGTTAACAATATAAGAATCTACCCCAAATCAAATACTCAAGGTAGTAGAAAATTGAGGTATCAACTACAAtgaattttcaaccaaaatcgAATTCAGCAGATCGATCATACCAGAGCCGTCAACTATAGCTTTGAATACAAAATAACAACGAGCCCATACATTTTAACACTAAGAATTTTCGGTCTCATACTTGAAAAAACCTATACACACCAAGTTTTGGAATTGAATACAACCATTCACATCCCAAAGTGCCACCACATAAATGCAAATTTCTACCAACATTCGAAAGTCTGGACTATTATCAAGATTGAATTCAACATCCGGAACACATGTATTTGAGACCCACTACAGCGATATATTTCATCAACAAGCTTCCATTCAAAATGGCCCAACAGCCCTCTCCCTCCGCCCAAACCCGACCCCAATTAACGCGAACCAACCTACTTTCCACAGTTGAAACCATGACAAACAGACAACACTATGATGAggatcaaggcgatgatgataCCCAACACGATTAGTTTGATCTTCATGTTCTGAAGCCACATCTTCCTCCTCATCTGTGTTCCTTGCTGACGAAAATCTTGTGCCTGCACCAGAAATACCAAGGATCACCCATTATTTGCACCTTCAATATGTCAAGTAACTATAAAAAACTGAAACGTATGTGGCAACTGCTCGGAAATAAAGTCAACAGTTCTCAGTGGATTTCACATCCTAATGGCAACGTATAGCGCTAAGGAACCGCAGCAAAATGTTATATTTATGAAATTAGGCATAACGGGTGAAGAATAAAGCCCAAGAAAGTTGAAAAACAAGGATAATTAGATACAATGGTACATAAACCAACACAAACCTGTGAACGAAGATTCTCTGTCTTGTCAACCAGAAGTTCAATTTTCTCACCACGATCTAGAACCTatttaaatagaaaatgacAGAACCAATGAATATAAGCTTCAGCCCAAGGCAAGTTCAAATCAGATCAGACAAATTAAGGGAGGATCATAGATGCTGAACTGAAAATGTAAAATACATTCAAAGGCCAGACATAAGCATCGTTAGAAACAATGTAACACTCAAAATAGCTATTTGTCATCTTACAAAACCAGCCCTTGTTATAACATTCGATTTGCATCTCAATAAAGTCTGTTACCTTCTCGATATTTTCCATCATTACTCCCTTGACTTCTGAAATCTGGGCCTGTACCTTAGCAAGCTTGTTCATCTCCTCTGGATGATCAACACAGTACTGCATGTGCTCCTTGAGTTTAGGCCTGAAGAAAATGCAGTTATTAGCGTTTATATACATGAATAAATTCgggcaaaataaaaaaatcaatgacCGAGAGAACTACCCAAAATCTTTATTCAAGCTTTTTGCTTGTGCAGTAGCAGCTTTTCCACCTCCATATCTCTTGTTAAAATCATCTTTAACTCGTTCCAGGAATGCCATTGGAATCTGTCTTCCAATAGACTCAACTGCAACCACGCAGTAGGCTGCAATATCCAGAAAGTATAGAAGCATCCCAGGtcttagtaaatataataagGAAAGACATAATATTCAAAGATTTCTGACAAAATTACTTGATTCAAGAAAATAGTTTAGTGTAAGTCTAGCATAACAAAGATCAAGTCTACATTCGGAAAACCAGAACTACCCAAAGttagtaaaataataatcatcCAAAACACCACACCAAGGTTCATTGTAAAAAGACTTACATTATATTTTGATAAGATTTTaggaaggaaaggaaaggaaaagaaGGAAGGGTAAGGAAAGCTCTTGGCCTCTAGATTGGCTTCTTCCTAATGCACTAGGGAGAACTCAGAACTTCCACAATGTAGATAGCACATTATTATTCTGCACTACTTGCACTACCTATCATGTTCCAAAACATTCAATCCTACGACAGTAACAGTagtttaaaaatttgaaattccaAAACTCACCCAACAGTAGCCAGCCATAAGATAGAAGACAGCTTGTAGACCATAGTAGCAGTACCAACATTAGCTCAAATAAAGTTCACCAATTTCTTTCCCAACACTTGATAAACGCATACTCCCTGTGTTACCAAAAATGGTTGTCTCATTGAGATCACTACATTTCTATTTTAGGTAAGGACTCCACGAGCTCCATGTAATCTCATCTTGcacattttctttctcttttaatttaatccacacaattttaaggtttttgttttattcttacAAATCAACCAACTAAATTTAATTTCGTACGCTGTCTTATATGTAGCATTTTCTGTGGGACACAAGAGTAACTATTAATATAGTCATCCTGCAAATAAACCAAACCTAATCAACCTGAATGAATAATATGCTTCATATACCAGTCACTAGCCATTGAAGAAAGCAAATCGTTCGACATTACACGATCAAGTACAACAGCTTCTACTTACTTCTTGGAACCCACACCTATGAACCTCAAAGCATTAGATGTAATATCAACCATCAATGGGCAAGCACATCCTTGCAACTTTTTTCAGATACTATTCACTACTTAAACTTTAATTAAACTTGGCTTTGCAATCCTCACTAATCAACAAAATGCTATCATGATCCGATCCACACATCAATCTCCTATTCAAACTTTATCCATAACTTACACGCAGTTAGctaatattaacaacaaaagCTCCGATGcttataaaagttaaaaactcATATTATAATCTATATTcctaaatgttgaaaaaaaatgCCAGGAACATGCACAGATAGCTATACAAATCCTGATATATTGAGTGGCCCGAATCAAAAATCCAAATACTAGCATTTTAAACCCAAACCCACATTAAACGAATGAGTATATCACCAATTTCTTAAGAAAATATAACAAATGCCATCAAATCTCCTCAAATGAAACAAGAACCATCATCAGAATAAAAAAGAACAGATTAAGAATACAAATTACCTTAATCTGGCATCTATAAGCTATAATAACATAGATTCAGTAAAGCTTCAAGCTCGAAAAACATAAACGCGTGAAAATCATACAAACCCTAGAATTTAGGATCACCAACTTTTCACCAATAGCAAAATAAAGGACCCCATAATCAAAACCAACACAAACCCATCacacaaaatcaaaaacccacATAAATAATCGAGTAATTAAAAAGACCCATGTGAACAAACAGTAGCCAAACTTAGATTTTCTCTAAAATCCCTCATAAAATGCAAGAACCCAACTTAAATCCACcactaaaaaagtaaaaaaaaaaaaaaaaaaaaaaaaaaaaaaaaaaaaaaaaaaaaaaccagaaagTAAGCAGATCAAAACAAGAAACCCACTTCAAATAAACTGAAGAAAAGATGATATAAGAGAGAAAATGATCGAAGAACATACTAAAGCCATcggaaacaaaaaaattgaaagtaTGACCGTCGCAATTGTACGTAAATTTGTTGTTTGTAGCAGGAAGTTTCTGGAGACATTGAGATGCGACACTGGTAAAATTACC
Coding sequences:
- the LOC130817864 gene encoding vesicle-associated membrane protein 721-like isoform X1; this encodes MGQQNLIYSFVARGTVILSEYTEFTGNFTSVASQCLQKLPATNNKFTYNCDGHTFNFFVSDGFTYCVVAVESIGRQIPMAFLERVKDDFNKRYGGGKAATAQAKSLNKDFGPKLKEHMQYCVDHPEEMNKLAKVQAQISEVKGVMMENIEKVLDRGEKIELLVDKTENLRSQAQDFRQQGTQMRRKMWLQNMKIKLIVLGIIIALILIIVLSVCHGFNCGK
- the LOC130817864 gene encoding vesicle-associated membrane protein 722-like isoform X2, yielding MLVLLLWSTSCLLSYGWLLLAYCVVAVESIGRQIPMAFLERVKDDFNKRYGGGKAATAQAKSLNKDFGPKLKEHMQYCVDHPEEMNKLAKVQAQISEVKGVMMENIEKVLDRGEKIELLVDKTENLRSQAQDFRQQGTQMRRKMWLQNMKIKLIVLGIIIALILIIVLSVCHGFNCGK